One Mastomys coucha isolate ucsf_1 unplaced genomic scaffold, UCSF_Mcou_1 pScaffold7, whole genome shotgun sequence genomic window, GTGGCCAAGTCAAGATTAAAATTTAGGTTTCTGAGAGgaaggcggatctctgagttcgaggccatcctggtctacagagtgagttccaggacagccagggctacacagagaaaccctgtctcaaacaaacaaacaagcaaacaaaacaacaacaacaaaatttaggTTTCTGTCGCAAAAACATTATTCTCTTTCCCGATTCCCATTGGCTTTTCTCTACTTGGCTTTATCGGATCAACCTTTCTCATTACTATCATGTCTATTTCACCTCCTACATAACTTTATTCCTTTAACCATTGTTACTAGTCTTCTTGTTAAGTCTCATATGGTGGCATATATTGGGGGAGACAGAGATATTCTCtattacataatgagtttgaggctaaccaaAAATATCCtttttacaaataaacaaacaacaatatagtGTTAAAACTTGTAAACTTTCATGacctaaaagaaatgcaagtgcAGTAACAACCCTAGATGCGTAAGTCCCAGACCTCCACACTCTTATCCTAAAAGCTAATCCCACACAGAGGACTTCCATGAAAAATATGGAAAATCAAGTAGCTCTGTAAGATCTGCAGAGGGTAACCCCCAAATCCTAGAATGCGAATTTGTGGTTACACCTCTTGGTTATACAAGCAGGTGCGGTGTACGGTGTTGTATGATTGCCAGCTTCTTTCTTAAGTTTTTCTTATTTAACAGAATTTTCAAGTCAACTTCCATTTTGGATGGCAAATAAATAACAGTTAAATCCCTTTTTTGAGCTGCAGTCCCCAAGGATTAATGTGGAAAGTGATGGGGAAACTCATAATATAGCAGAATTATCAGTGTTACTAAAGAAGTTAAGCCTGAAAGAATCCAGGCAGTGCTATAATACAGCTGGAAATATTAGGGCTCATACTCATGGAGGGAACAATCAAACTAGCTATTATGACAGCGCTAACATATTTAAAAGTTGACATCTTTTCTTAATCCTTGTCCGAATCAGttcccttaaaacaaaacaaaaaccagtgtgGATATCACCTGTGTGGCAACCTCAAGTGTCCGTCCTTGCCTTCCTCCTTGTTGGGACAGTACACTTCTGGTATGCCAGGCCAGCTGGCCTATAAACTTGTGGAAGTCTGTCACATCCTGTCATCCTGAGGAGGAGCGCTGGGACCATTGATGTGTGCTCCCATGTCCAGCTCTACTTGGGTTTTGGGACTCCCAAATCAGGCCCTAATGCTCACATggtactttacctactgagccatatctccctAGCCCTCATTTGCCTTTCAGGACCTTCTCTGGTTCCACCTAAGGCTCTGTCTTAGGTGCTGTGTCTCCTATGGATGTCTTCAGTGTTGCTGCTTGAATTAACTATTTCCAGTTGTCTGTGAGGTCATCTGCTATTTGTGAAACAGAGTTTATCCAAATTCTTTAAAACCAAggtggtttttttcccccacttcCTCATACTGATTCTATTCTCAAAATCTCTGTCTCAGCTAATGACATTACTAGCAATTCAGTAGTCTAGACTCACCTCAGGAGTTTCCTAATGTATCGGACCTTATTAGACACTGcttttttgtaaattattttctgGTGTAATGCTGAGCACTTGAAATATGCCAACCACTTTGTGAAGGGTGCTTTTATATGTGTGATCTTGGAATGTGTATGTCAGCCTTTACAAGCCTTTACATTAAGTAGCTTACCCCAGACTACATAGTTAGTTTAGCAGTAGTCTAGAGAGGCTCCCTCTCATGACTTGGTGGTCTGGATGggcattttgtttcattttcctggGTCTTGTCTGACAACTACCACAGGTCTTCCCATCTTTTGCTAGATGCTGTGCCAAATCCTAGAGATGTTCGGACGATCTAGCAGAAGATGAGAGGACCTGTGGTAGTTGTCAATGAGTGCATATTAAATGAATCTGCAAAAGttatcatctttcttttcctttcctgtggaAATTcttggaggagagaggaaaatagcTAGGCTGTACTTAATGCATTGTGTCTGTTACTGATGAGAGGGAAGTGGCTCAGCTGTACTAGTACAGGGTCTGTTTCTGTTCGGAGGGCCACAGAGGAAGTACTCAAGGTGACGTGAAGTTGGTGAGGTGCCAGAAAGGTGCTCATCTGGTATGCATTGATAAGAGTGCTGCCTACTCAAGTGGATAACACTTCTGACGTCCGCAATCATTTCAATTTAAGGGACAAATACCGGTACTTTGCTTGCTTGATGAGAGCCCGGTTTGAAGAACATAAGAATGAGAAGGATATGATGAGGGCTACCCAGCTGCtgagggaggcagaagaagaattCTGGCAAAATCAGCATCCTCAGCCGTATATCTTCCCAGACTCTCCTGGGGGCACTTCCTATGAGAGATACGAGTGCTACAAGGTAGGTGAGCGCACGTGACAGCTGCTTTACAGGACACCACCTTGTCCCTGGTCCCAGACCTCCGCCTTACATACCATGTGGCATCTGAGCCGTGACTAAATTTTCCCTGACAGCTgaactttttttctctcctcttttcataAATTCAGCTCTAAAGTTTCTCAGTGTACTTTTGGCAAAGCTCAGTGCTAAAGTATTTGGTACATAGTTCACTTGGGGAACTTAAAGTTAGCCAGTTTGGATTGGTCCTGAGCATTGCTGAGATACTCGGGTAATCCATAACCCTTGGTGTTCCAGTAGATGCAAGCCGGAGAGGACCAGCTTTCTTGGACTACCTTTAATGCTTTAGCCATACCGCTCTTTAAGGCATTCTCTCTTACTTCTGGTCTCTGCTTGCCCCCACTGTTCATTGCTTACAGTCATAAACGGTCCGATAATAActgttttacatacacacacagactaacATATGTGGTAGGTGATATTTGTATGTGTTGGTGTTGGTGGGTGTACTGGTAGAAGCCAAGATCAATTGTAGGAGTCTTCCTTAGTTGCTCTTTACTTTATTTCTTGTGATCTCTACTGAACATGGagccccccttttttcttttggctagGCTAGGTGGCCAGTAAACTCCAGGGATCCTTTTCCAAGTCTTCCCTTACCCGTCACTGAGATTGCAGGTGCTTATCCCCATGCCtgtttttctgtgggtgctgggactttgTACTCTCATGGTTGAGTACTTGACCAACTGAGCCAGCTGATAACTGATAGCAGCCCCTTGAGTTTTGTCTTCTGTCTCCTGCGCAGGCGTTGTCTATGGTATGTATAGTTTCCTGTGGAATAACACATGCTTTTCTCTCTGGCAGGTTCCAGAATGGTGCTTAGAGTACTGGCATCCTTCAGAAAAAGCAGAGTATCCTGATTACTTTTCCAAGAGAGAGCagtggaagaaactgaggatggAGAGCTGGGATCGGGAGGTACGGTCTTTGACAGTGCACCATAGCGTTGTGCTTGGTCAGCACGTGAATAGAGTTTGCCTCTGGTGATGGTTATGCAAGATCCTTAGCTAGACTTTTACTTTCTCATTGTGTTCAGTTTCACATTGGCCATCTTCT contains:
- the Ndufb9 gene encoding NADH dehydrogenase [ubiquinone] 1 beta subcomplex subunit 9 isoform X2, with product MRARFEEHKNEKDMMRATQLLREAEEEFWQNQHPQPYIFPDSPGGTSYERYECYKVPEWCLEYWHPSEKAEYPDYFSKREQWKKLRMESWDREVKQLQEETPPDGIMTEALPPARKEGDLPPLWWHIVTRPRERPT
- the Ndufb9 gene encoding NADH dehydrogenase [ubiquinone] 1 beta subcomplex subunit 9 isoform X1, which encodes MAFSAPPAFLTHRQKVLRLYKRALRHLESWCIHRDKYRYFACLMRARFEEHKNEKDMMRATQLLREAEEEFWQNQHPQPYIFPDSPGGTSYERYECYKVPEWCLEYWHPSEKAEYPDYFSKREQWKKLRMESWDREVKQLQEETPPDGIMTEALPPARKEGDLPPLWWHIVTRPRERPT